The genomic region TAAACTGAACTCTTTTTTGAGCAACATATATAAACTCGACTCCAACTCTGTAAATTCACATCGTCGCAATATCCACTTCTGTGTATTTCCTATTATCCCTCATCTCTTTCTAAATTCTCTCTCCAAACGACCACACCCCAAACACAATTTCTCttacttcctttcttctttctgcAATGAATTTCTTTAAATCCGTTTTCTCAGACGAACCCACTCCACCTGATTCACCCAAATCCCGACCCGATTCCCCAACCTCCCAATCCCCTAACACCGGCCCTACCACTTCCGCATGGTCCTTTGGTGACTTAATCAAAACCCTATCCACCAAATCTGAGTCCATGATCCAAACCTACCGCCAAGACTTTGAAGAATTAGGATCTGGTCTCCGAAAGGAAACGGCTGTGATCAGAGATGTCGCTTCGCGCGCTGTCAAGGTTCTTCCAGCCTCCTTCGAAATCGGTGCTTCCGTCGCCCAGGAATCGCTCGAAACTGTCGGCCAGGCCATCGATGATATCGGAGCCACTGTCTGGAAATCAACGGCTCAGATCATATCTCATGGTAAAGATTCAATCTTAGCTTCTGATAATTATAATAGTAATGATAGAAATCAAGAGTCTCTGAATTTGAAACGATATAGTCGTTTTGACATGCAACTGAATGCAATTCAGTGTGATTTAAATACTTATTGTAATGAACCAGAGGATAGAGTGGAGTATGAGAACTGGATATTGGGGTTTTTTGATTTGGAAGAGAAAAAATTGGAAATTGATAGTTTACTTGGTGAAAATAGGGTTGTCGAGGAATTTTATAATGAGTTAGTGCCTAGTAGAGTAGACAGCGGAAGCTTTTGGAGTAGATACTTTTATAAAGTGCATAAGTTAAAGAAAGCAGAGGAAGCTAGAGCTTTGCTTGTAAAGAGAGCAATTTCTGGTGAAGAGGATTTGAGATGGGattttgaagatgaagatgacgataataataataataatatttgtgaAAGCTCTGAATCTCAGAATAAAAATAGCaagaaaaatgtaaaagaCAATTTAGGTGATGCTAACAAGTTGGAGAAGTGTGAGGAGAAGGCGGATAATGGCGAATCTTGTAAAGATAGCGATGTATCTGTGATTTCGAGCCCTCAGTCATTGTTGCTCGAGGAGGAGGATCTTGGTTGGGATGAAATTGAAGAAATtgatgaaagaaaaggagtAGTCATGAGGAGCGCAACAAGTACGAGTAGGATAGATTTGCATAAGAGGTTGAGTGCTGCAGAGGAAGAGGAGGACTTGAGTTGGGATATTGATGAAGATGACAATGAGGGTGGTAAACCAGGATACAAGATTGGCAACTATTTAGGAGGTCATACTCTTAGTTGATTATCATTCACATGTGACCACTTATTGTTCTTGGTCATAATTCCTTGTGTAATTAGTTGGTTTTATACATTTCCTCCTTGAGTTCCAAGTAATTGGATTCTATGTTATTATCTCTGTTAACAGTTTCTGTTAAATgttaatataaattcatttgaagcaTAATCCTTGGTTTGCTGTCAGGTTTTATCTATTAGGCTTAAGCCCCAAATGCTAATCAAGTTAAGATCTGATAAGACCAAGCTAAGCTTATTTGGTCTTTTATTAATAGTCTTATTGGGAATACATGAACCTTTGTTCTCAACAATGTCAGGCAGTTAAATTTCAATGTGGAATCATCTGTGATGTTCTGATTGGATGAAAATCTGTTCGATGAAACCTTGTAGAACTTGGGAAAGTACTTGTTGGCAGAAGAACTGATCGAGGGAGAATAGTCTTTATGTTTATAATCAAGATTATACAAATATGACATATCATAtgttcaatttgatttaaacCTAGCCCAATAAGCAAACGaccataagaaaagaaatcaattaaattcaaataaatatagtatAGCTAAGTTTAATTTTCGTTTTTGGGTTTCTTGATTATTGTATTCTaggggtttttcttttagggTTTAGAGATATAGGGATGATTTGTTTTGTTCGTTTTGATGGAAtggtgaaagaaagaaaaccagCTGACAAAACTGAGAGAAGAAGTTTGGCAGCCGTTGCAGAAGGGGAGAAAGAGgtgattttcttgttttgcaaAAGAGTCCTCCAACAAAAATTTCCCTTTCTAATATTTCATCTTTCTCTTTGTTGTCGGGATtctataaaaacaaaaataactaaaaaaacaTGACCGGCACTCAATTATTGAATATGACGAATagcttaaatattttatatttaataataagaaattgatATCTATAATTTTCTAACCAGTGGctaaaagaatttcaaataatttgtttttttttttgttttatttattttaacagaTAAactatccttttatttttaaaatgataaatctaaattttaggagagagtagaaaattaaaattttccaatCAATGCAACcttcaaaagttaaaaatataggtttttaattatataaatccattacatttaaaaaaaatgtattcACACGGGAAGGAGGAGGGGGAGGCCTGGGCAGTTGAAAATATTGATTCTGTAGTGGGAAGGGTTGCATATGAGAATGGAAAAGGCTAGCAATTTGCATTTGCTGCTTTTTTCAAgatatttaatcttttttcttttctttttttttttattgttttaggCGAGAATGATGCTTTTTGAGTTGGTAGGATTCACTTTCCATCACTACAACACTTCAGCTCTGTGTGCCATTTCGCATTAATAATTCATTGTACACtgaattcttttaatttaattttccttAGTTTGTCAGATGTTAACTTTGTATTAATCtcatttaatcaattcatTCTTTCAAGCAGACTCTAAAACACAAAGTTGTTACTTGCAGTCTTAACTATGGAAAAGACAATTTTAGATTTCATCATGAGCTTCAACCCAAATCCCTCTCTCTGCATGCAAGCAACTCTATtaaacacttttttttttaaattttttagttattgttCATAGAGAAAGGCATTGGCATATAGAACATACATTTACCAAACTGATGCAGTATGTATTATTCTCttaactatataataatttgtTGAAAATAGTCTTTGTATGTGCAAAAAACTATTggtaaacaaaaaatttagagCACCCCTGACTTAGGCAGAAATTCTGAAAAACACCTTGATTTAGTATCTTTCCATTCTTGGAAGATTTCCCTTTcctttcttatatatatatcgttAGTGTTCATCTAGATGAATAgccatttcatatatttttgtgGGTGGATTCTTTCCCAATTCTCTCGTCTTTTTACACTCATGGGTGCAATTGGTCTTGCTGCTCTTTCGGTTCTAGTTTCTCTGATTCACCAAGTCCATGGCATGCAAAGTGTAGTTAACAACTACCACAAAAATGGGTGTGATCTTTACCAAGGGCAATGGGTTTATGATGCATCTTACCCTCTTTATAATGCATCAGATTGCCCTTTCATTCTTCAAGAATTTAATTGCCAAAAGAATGGTAGACCAGACAAACACTATCTCAGTTATAGGTGGAAGCCCACTTCATGCAGATTACCAAGGTtcatcttttcctttttcagtTTTAACATTGTTTTGATTTCAGAAAAATGGCTCTGTTCATCAATTGCAcataaagaggaaaaaaaacatattaggataatttttttcttttttaatcaaaaaatTGCTTATAATGAATTGCTACTAGTACAGCTAGTAGTTAGCTCACACCCTGTATGTGtactttgaaaaaaaaaaactatttaccTTATCAGTTGCATTTCAGGaaacattgaattaaaatgaGCGTATAAACAATTTAACCCCATCTTTTTTGTTATCAACTTGATGATGCAGGTTCAATGGAAAatcttttttgttaaaaatgaaGGGAAAGAATATCATGTTTGTAGGAGATTCCTTGAGTCTGAATCAATGGCAATCACTCAACTGCATGCTTCACACAGCATTACCAGAAGCTAAGTATACTTTAGATAGAGTCGGAGGCCTGTCTACATTCAGATTCACAGTAAGTTCATGTTTAATTTGCATCTCATTGGCTACCGTTTTTGTCAAATTTGCTGATGCAAAAGAATATTCATCAGCGTTTAATTAGTGTGTATAAATATTGATTCACAATTTGCAGGAGTACAATGTTTCATTGATGCTCTCTAGGAATGCACTTCTGGTTGACACTGTTGAAGAAAAAATTGGAAGAGTTCTGAAACTCGACTCCATTAGTAATGGAGAGTTGTGGAAAAGAGTCGACACATTGATCTTCAACTCATGGCATTGGTGGCTTCACACAGGAAGAAAGCAACCGTACGATTtctatcataaaatttaacaaattcagATTAAAAAATCTTGAGCAATGGCTGCAAGCTGTTATGGTACATAATTTTGCAGATGGGATTTCATCCAAGAAGGAGAAAAGATATACAAAGATATAGATCGGTTGGTGGCCTACGAGAAGGCACTCAGGACATGGGCCAGATGGATTCAACACAATATCGATCCTACTAAAACCCAGGTCTTCTTCCAGGGTATTTCACCAGATCATGAAAAGTAGGTGACTCTTGAAATTGAGATCCGAGatcctttttttaattaagaaagaaaatggatTTCTCCAATATTCTCTAAGATGATTGTTTATTTGTGCACTAGCTCAACAGATTGGGGCAATCCATCACGAAAGAATTGCAGAGGAGAAACAGAACCATTGCTGCAGCCAAATTATCCAGGGGGTAAGCATCCAGCAGAAGCTATTGTAGAAAGAGTACTAAGAACCATTTCAAAGCCAGTTTATTTGCTCAACATCACAACCCTTTCACAATTGAGAAAAGATGGGCATCCCTCAGCTTATGGTTATGGTGGCCGCCAAGCCACAGACTGTAGCCATTGGTGCCTCGCTGGAGTTCCTGATGCTTGGAACGAGCTCTTATATGCagctctaatttttttaaaaatagccATTTAAAtgtttctcaaataattttagtagTACAAGCAGGGTATTGTGGACCGGAATAGATGTCTTCTCTTTGGGATCAAATTTGTATTCATTTATCCAGATTACAAGAGActgttcttttattattagcTGACAAATTCTCCACAGCATAAGCCAACTGTACATGGCACATTTCATTTACTGAAGATCCTTTCCAGAGGAAAAAATATCGAAGGAACGAGGGGGGAGGAGGGAAGcaccaaaaagaaagaaaaagaaaaacacaagcAAACCGTTAACTTCTGAAATGTGATCCAATCAGTCAATTTgattaataacaatattatGTACTTATATTATTCACTTTGGGAAAACAAAGCCAACAGTTGAAGTAAGAATTCCTACAAGCCCTAAGCACgcttaagaattaaaaaacaagTAGCAGAATGTGCGCACATATAAactttcaaaaaagaaatgctATCTCAGTTAGCATTATTTCTGTCCAAGCACAGTGTAAACTGATTAAACCAACCGGTGCACATCATACAATATTTAGAACTCCAATTCAGATACAacagaaatatatcattatccATTGCAAGTCAACAGTCTAGTAAATACTGGGAAAAAAATATGCTTTTATACATACTATCCACAAACATGCTTAAACTACAAAATTTAGCCCTAGAGtgaagtttttcttttttgcttacCTTTGCCAGCGCAGTTTTATTCCACCTTCCCGCAGAGTCTCATAGGCAAGTTTGTATTTTTCAAGACTTGATGTGCCAGCTTCTATGTATTTACAGGCTGTTTCTCTCAAACTCCACAAGATTATTGACTTCAGTTCTTGAGGACTAACACCAGATTCAACATCGTGAACAATACCATACTCCGCATTTCTTGTCCACCTATGTAAGATGTAGCGGGATGGAATTTCCCTTATGTCTAATAAGTTGAAGACTCTCAAAACATGTCTACAAAGAATACCTTCAAATTCAAACATTTGACAGCTACAGCACACATTGAGATTGGACACACATAAAGTAACAGCATGTTTATCAATCTCATTCCCACATCTCCGCACTGAATATCTGCTGACAGTTCCTTCTTCATAAGTCTTTATTCCTAGATAATTGTAGCACTCTAGCAGTTCATTTTGAAATATCTTAAAGACGGCGAGTGTGTAAAGCTTTCTGCACTGTTCTTCCACAGGTTCTTTTGTCTGCAGGAAAACTTGCAAGTTATAGCAGTTAAAATCCTCCTTTCTTTCCTCCTCACGACGTCGAGCAAGACTTTGCTCATATCTTGAAAGAAACTCTCCAAGTGATGTTTGGGCAGTCAACCCTGTACCAAAGAAGGATTTCAAATTTTCATTGATGGAAATGCCAGCGCAAAATTTTCCCCTAAGGTACAGTGGGACCCAGTTTTCACGCTTTTCATACATATCTTTAAGCCAAGTATTTTCCTTCAGCCCATATTTGTTAATAAGTGCACTCCACATGGTATTAAATTCAATGGATGTTTGGCTTTGATAAACGCACTTGTCATATTCATATTTGAACTCATTGGCCATTGACCTCAAATTCTCTCGTTCTTTTGCCTTAATTTGCCACATTGAAAAACGATGATGCGTCCCAGGAAACACTTTTGCAATCGCTTGTTGGATGGGCACATCTTGATCAGCTATTATAGACTTTGGTTGACATCCGCACATTGCCCTTAGCCATGTATGAAACAACCAAGTGAAAGAATCCTCTGACATATTGGCAATTAGAGCACAAGCAAGAAGCACGGGCTGCTTGTGGTGGTTTATTCCAACAAATGTTGCAAATGGCACTAGATAATTACTCTTCCTGTACGAAGTATCAAACACAATAACATCACCAAATTGACTGCATGAGAATCTAGACCTACCATCAGCCCAGAATAAATTCATGCAACTACCATCATCAACCTCCACAGAATAAAAGAATCCAGTATCATCTGCTTGCCTAGCTTGAAAATAATCAAGAAGTAAACGGTACCAATCACTTccaatgttgttttctcggGTTCTTTCGATAGGCAGACCAGAATTTATTTTAGCTAGGTCTATAGAATCCAATTCAAGATTTACATCATCTATGAATTTCTTAGGAGCaccataatttttcttattaattccTGTTTGAAGGCCAAGATCATGATTATGATCTTTTTGAAGACGGTCCACTATCCAAGTTCCAGATTCTTGTCTCTTAATCCTCATAAATGCCCCACATCCTACTCTTGAAGGATGCTGAAAGCCTTCCTTGGAGCACACAAAGCGTCGAGATGTAATAGACCCATCATTTTTTGAACGAAATAGCTGACCAATCCGAATTCTAAATCCAGCAGTCTCTGCATACATTTGGTAAAAGCTGTATGCTTCATCAGCTGAATTAAAGAGTAGACCTGCATGAGGTTCAGATTTAATCTGCCCTTCATTCACCTCTGTTCTGATACGTTTGACAGTAATGACGCCGGATGGACATGGACACTGATTATCAAAATTCTCAAGCAGCTTGAATTTTGGCTTTTGAGACACCTCAGCTGATGGTTTCTTAGCTCTAGGAGTTCTCTGTTGCATAACAGGAGGATGACTTTCATCAACAAGTCCTAGTTCATGATTGTGATGCTTATGGATTTGATCAATTACACATTTCCCAGAATCACGCCTTTGGACCCTTATGAAGGCTGGACATCCTGACCTTGAATTTAGCTGAAAACCCTCCTTTGAACACACATATCTTCTTGAAGAAACAGTACCATCAGTGCGTGACCGATAGAGCTGGCCAGTCCTAATTCTGAATCCTACTCGCAGTGCATATGCATTATAAAATTCACGAGCATCATCAGCTGAATCGAACTCTAGCCCCATACAAGGTTCAAGTCCTGTCTCCCCTTCTTTCTCTAAATTGACCTCATTGATACCATTATTTACTCGAATCATTCCTAATGGATATGCTTTTACAATTATGCCACTCCCACATTCGTCATTGTTGAGATTGGCATCTGAGCTGCATTTACAGGGAGCACCCAAAAgagaattttagaaaagaaaaaagatgtaGGCATTCCTCGGTTGCAACTAGAAAATTGATGTTCTTCCaaaatcaatttcttcttccattttcttttaaagaaaaatgcatGGCAAGCAAGAAGAGCAATTTCCAAGATGCCATCAAACTGTGCTTAATGAGTGGCAAATACTGTAACTATCGCGTCAATACCTCAAAATTGCAGATAGAGAAATAACTGATAGATATGCAAAAGAAAACTAAGACGCGGTCATCAGCTCAGGGatattaaaagttttagtAATATTGCCAACTAAGCCTTAAGTTAAACTACAAGATCAACAGCAGGAAAAACAGTTGGCCAACTGAGTAATTTACTTGAtgttgtaaaaaaaaaaaaaagaagttccGGAATAATCACATACGAGAGATAGGGACAATAAATCAATCACATATGCAGCTTCCAATCAAGCCCAGCAAAAATGAGAAGGCAAATTATCGAATACGAATCagctttctcaaattgacagctaaaaattagggttctaacagaaaaaaaaaaaaaaaaaaagaagtaagaagaagaagaaaattgatCAATTTACCTTCTAATATTTGTGAAGAGACTTGAAGTCGAATGGAAACCCATATACAGATAAGAGACTGGGATAGATTGGgatgtaaatataagaaattgtGATCAACAAgtgaaaaattatgaattttgctttaatttttagCTTGCCAATCTGAGATAGAGGAGGATGGCCCCTCTTCTCTgcttttaattgttattattattgtttattatttataatatttatttgcaattgtcttttttccttttaagtaTGTATTATTATCCTGCTAAATGTTGATGTGTGAGCGAGTGTCCATTGCCTAATGCCTAGGGGTTGACCTTACCAACCATTTACCAAATGTAATGTATGATGAATTCCATTTAATTTTCACTTCTGTTCACATTacttttttacaaattttcatGTATAAAGCTgtaataatttcattattattattaactatgtatgtgtaatttttttatgatactggataattaattgaaataattgtaTACTCTAATGGTAATTGCTATCCGTTgatgattaaatattaagaaacaaaaaatataaagagtttattgtatctaaataaaattgattctGTATTGCCTTCAAAGTTAGAATTAATAGGAAAGGTCGATTCGTTACCAAGGGGCAAGAACAATATCTGTTCAAACAATACTTCTTCGGTTCTCATTCTACGTCTGAAAATTATTGCTGCTTCAACCTTTTTGATCTGCCCCAAATCACTCTTAGAAGAATTGAACATCATGAATCTAAGTGGCTAGTACAGGCACATATCAAACAACTCTAATATTTGTTATTGATAACTCTAGAGGGAAAACTTCTTAGACATTTAAACGAATCATTTGGGAGGAAAATTGtatgtttcttcttcttcgtacAAGTAACAAAAAAGGGGATCCAGAATGCCCGGTCTAATGTCTTTCTCGTATCCTGTCTAGGCATGTTTCGGAAGGTGCGGTATTCTCTCCTCAGAGTTTATCAACCAAGAAGTTGCATTTGCCTATTTCAAGAGACTAACCCATCCCAAACATGTCATctaaaacaaacaaagaatCATCTAATTCACCTTGCAAATGGCGCTGAGCAAATATCTCAAAAGTTGTCCACTGTGGTGCAAGTTTAATTCTTCAGCATGGCAACTAGCCATTCAGTCCTCTCTGTCAGATAATTTTACTCATATAATGCAGTAATAAAATGATCATAATCACAGGCCATTGGCTTCAGACCCCTGTTTTGCATATCATTCCACAGCTGTTTTGCTTCTTTCACGTCTCCCACTTCACATAGCTTCCGAATAAAAGGAATGTAGGATAAAGTCGATGGCTGTAAACCATGTGCCAGTAGCTCATTGTGTACACGACCCTATTCAGGGCATAACCTCTGTCTTTAAGATCTTTGAAAACTCTGAAAGCCTCGAGTGACATTTTACTCTTGCAAAGTCCATGGATGACTTCCTGATATCTATAAATATCGGGAGTACAATTCTTGGCAATAATTATGTGTAGAAGCTCGGACACTCTACTAAAGTTTCTCTGCTCACAAAACCCAGATATCAATGCATTGAAAGCCACATTTCTAGGGACTAACCCATTTTCCAACACCTCTCTGAGAAGTTCATAACCCTTCAGAACTTGACCATCACTACAAAAAGATATTCAACAGTTTCAATATCTGCCACAGCTCCAGCTCTTAGCATATCATGATATAACTTCCAGAAAAGATCATTGTTTCCAACATTAAGACAACCCAATAAAGCAGAATTCCATGTCACTATTGATGGAAACGCACTAGTGTCTTTAAACTTCACAAACACATCAACTGCATCCTGAACCAATCCACCCTCACAAACATTTAGCTTCACGACAAGCCTTAGCCTCTAAAAGTGAATCAAAAAGCATATTGCAGGACACTTGGTCAGGCACAAAACTAGAATGCGACCGCAGCGAATGAAAGAActtaaatgaaagaaaaacattatTTTGGTGCTTCAAAACCTCAAAGAAGAACTGGGGAtcagttaaattaaaagaagggAAATCTGACAATAAAGTTTGCTCCCATCTGGCTTTTGTTCTTGTGATCTGAGCAACTTCTTTAGCTACATCAGTAAAATGCTGCTTTACGCTATGAAAAACTTCTTCATTCTGATTTAGGTTAAGTCCATATCTATTGAAGTCAGCATCTTTACATTCTATGTTAAGTTTTCTAGTCTGGGTACTAGAGTTATACCTACTGGGGCTTTGGCGAAGAAAGATAACAATAGATGACGGAGCTCTAGCCATGACAAGAAGAAAACCCTAATAAATTTCCTCTtctaaacataaaatttgaaGATATAACTCAGAAATACTGAAGGGAACCATTAGAAACTATAAATTGAACTTACAGGCCAAAATTGACCAAATTGTTAACAACATTAAGCTCTGCCCATCTTCAATTTCTCTACCAAGAGAAAAAATTGCACAAGCCActagaaaaaatcaaaagctccaaattttctcttcttttaatttgtttttttttttaaaagttgaGATGCCACACACAGAACGCCAAAGTTCCAATTTTTAGAAGTGGAGAAATAGATCCACCGTCACAGCTAAGAATACTGATAAAGTCAATTTTTTACTATCTTTACAATTTAACACACGTGTGGAGCCCACTTTACTCGTATCCTATTTGTCTGTTAACATTTTTTATCAGACAGCCACGTAATGTTAAGTGTCAATCACAAAGTCTAGAAGTCTTCCTCTACCAGCCATTAATCTCACGTATAAACAAAGTCATTCTATATTTTctagatttttcatttatCTCTCTCTTGCAGAaaacaatattagaaagagaaaagagagatgTACGGATTTACGAGTTTGAGCAGTAAGGAGAAGGAGGTTGATCTAGAGGCAGGAAATGGAGAGACTTTGTATCCAGGTTTGGGTGTTGGAGAGAATCAGTTACGTTGGGGTTTGATCCGTAAGGTTTATGGGATTCTTTCTGCTCAGCTTCTGCTTACGACAATCGTTTCTGCTGCTACGGTTCTTTATACTCCTTTTAATACCCTTCTCGGAGATAGTCCCGGCCTCCTTTTGCTCCTCTGCATCGTGCCTTTTGTTTGTATGTCAACAATTTTAGATCttgctttttcttattaattattgtgtttttatttgtttgtttttgtcTGATTTTAGGCTAGTTAATTTTGGGTTTGCCTTGGATTTATtcgattttcttttatcatatacCCTTTTAAGGATTTATTAGAAAAGATGGGAGATTCGATGAGAattgtacttttattattGGCAAGACGGAAAATTGATGGGAATTTTGCTGCTATTGTTGGCAAATATGGAAAATTTGATAGGAATTATGCTTATCTTGATGATGTTTTCCTGTGTCTAAAGAGGGATTTGGATTTTTTTGAGGCAAGGATATTGAAGGATTTATAATGGTATTGGTTTATAATAGGTTCTTTAGCAGATTTCTATTGATGTAAACTGGAAAGTAGATTCGCTTGTTTTCTGCTGTTCAAAAATCTGGTAGCATTAGATTGAACTTTCTGttcatttctttgttttctcgAATCACTTATGTGATGGGATATTATAGAAAATTGGGTGGGAGTTCGGATGATACATTGGAATGAATTTGACTTTTATTTCATGATGTTACCTGTGTTAAAAGAGGGATCTGGACTTTTAAAGCAAGGATGTTTGAGGATTATACTATTGGTTTTCCATCCTAATCAAATCGCCATTGAGGTTGATCAGAAATTGAATTTGCTGATTTTCTGCTATTCATAGTACTTTTAGCACTAGCATTAGATTAATCTTTTGaatctcttattttctttttctatctattttcttcttactatagtatgatattttttctaatttagttGGTTGTATGTTGATGTGCTGAAATATGGAGTAGTGTCTTATCTCAAGTTCTCAACAACTAACTCAAAAAATTGCAGTGCTGTGGCCCTTGCATGTGTATCACCAGAAGCACCCTGTCAACTTGATTGTTCTTGGTCTCTTCACTGTGTCGCTAAGTCTATTAGTTGGAGTAAGCTGTGCTCAAACCGATGGTCAGTATCTTACTTCTCTCATGTTTAAAAGTTCTGTGACGGGTTGAGTTTTTGAAGTCCTACAGAAAATTACAGTTTTTTTCCAGCAGTATATTTTTTCGGTTGATCATTCTAGTTCTATAGATTCAA from Ricinus communis isolate WT05 ecotype wild-type chromosome 9, ASM1957865v1, whole genome shotgun sequence harbors:
- the LOC8261498 gene encoding BI1-like protein, whose amino-acid sequence is MYGFTSLSSKEKEVDLEAGNGETLYPGLGVGENQLRWGLIRKVYGILSAQLLLTTIVSAATVLYTPFNTLLGDSPGLLLLLCIVPFVLLWPLHVYHQKHPVNLIVLGLFTVSLSLLVGVSCAQTDGKIVLEALILTSAVVCSLTAYTFWAAKKGQDFSFLGPILFTSLIILILTSFIQMFFPLGSTSTAIYGGLSALVFSGYIIYDTDNLIKRFTYDEYILASAALYLDILNLFLSILRVLSQRNN